One stretch of Cygnus olor isolate bCygOlo1 chromosome 1, bCygOlo1.pri.v2, whole genome shotgun sequence DNA includes these proteins:
- the IRAK4 gene encoding interleukin-1 receptor-associated kinase 4 isoform X1, whose amino-acid sequence MAPGAPRGGAESRGGAMRALPTPSSGGGKRSKGAPPSIPPPSGAPREGGAERPSARPCPLKGELRLGARWAPSRRDERGGGRRHPGAPPAYGLLQRLAAYIDPQDGWRRLAADIVGPSGESRYTQLHIRRFEAFVQMGKSPTCELLYDWGTTNCTVGDLVELLVRNQFLAPASLLLPEAVKEAQEVTLPLSSQETLPIHEKRLPIQEKEVASVKPSLSENTDEQPSTASYLSQENNSSQSSNTDFHNFWFHDLESITNNFDARPESAGGNKLGEGGFGVVFKGYINGRNVAVKKLAAMVDISAQDLKQQFDQEIEMMAKCQHENLVELLGFSSDGAQPCLVYEYMSNGSLLDRLACLDDTPPISWDTRCKIAQGTANGINFLHDNNHIHRDIKSANILLTDTYVPKISDFGLARASVTFTQTIMTDRVVGTAAYMAPEALRGEITPKSDIFSFGVVLLEIITGLPPVDENREPQLLLSIKDEIEDEEATIEDYVDVKMHDWDATSVHKMYSIADQCLNEKKNRRPNSKMVQQHLQEIKA is encoded by the exons ATGGCGCCAGGGGCGCCGCGGGGAGGGGCGGAGAGCCGTGGGGGAGCCATGAGGGCGCTACCAACTCCCTCCAGCGGGGGGGGAAAGCGCTCAAAGGGCGCTCCCCCCTCTATTCCCCCTCCCAGTGGTGCGCCCCGAGAAGGCGGAGCGGAGCGCCCTTCCGCCAGGCCCTGCCCTCTTAAAGGGGAATTGCGGCTGGGGGCGCGGTGGGCCCCGTCGCGGCGGGATGAGCGGGGCGGTGGGCGCCGGCACCCCGGTGCGCCGCCTGCCTACGGGCTGCTGCAGCGCCTGGCCGCGTACATCGACCCGCAGGACGGCTGGAGGAGGCTGGCCGCCGACATCGTCGGCCCCTCGGGGGAGAGCAGATACACCCAGCTGCACATAAG GAGGTTCGAGGCGTTCGTGCAAATGGGGAAGAGCCCCACGTGTGAGTTGCTCTATGACTGGGGGACGACAAACTGCACGGTCGGTGATCTCGTGGAGCTGCTGGTCAGGAATCAGTTCCTGGCACCGGCAAGCCTTCTGCTTCCAG aagctgtaaAGGAGGCACAAGAAGTTACGTTACCTCTTTCTTCGCAGGAAACTTTGCCTATACATGAGAAACGTCTGCCtatacaggaaaaagaagtggCATCTGTAAAGCCTAGTCTATCTGAGAATACAGACGAGCAACCTTCAACTGCTTCCTACTTAAGTCAAGAAAACAACAGCTCACAGTCTAGTAACACGG ATTTCCACAATTTTTGGTTTCATGACTTGGAAAGTATTACAAATAATTTCGATGCACGACCAGAATCAGCTGGAGGTAATAAGCTGGGGGAAGGTGGCTTTGGTGTGGTGTTCAAAGGCTACATCAATGGCAGAAACGTGGCTGTCAAGAAACTTGCTGCT ATGGTTGATATTAGTGCTCAGGATTTGAAACAGCAATTTGatcaagaaatagaaatgatgGCAAA GTGTCAGCATGAGAATCTAGTGGAATTGCTTGGTTTCTCGAGTGATGGTGCTCAGCCCTGTCTGGTGTATGAGTACATGTCCAATGGTTCATTGCTTGACAGACTTGCTTGTCTG GATGACACTCCACCAATTTCTTGGGATACGAGATGTAAAATTGCTCAAGGTACAGCAAATGGCATCAACTTTTTGCATGACAATAATCATATTCACAGAGACATTAAAAG TGCAAATATCTTATTAACTGATACATATGTGCCCAAAATTTCTGACTTCGGACTTGCAAGAGCATCTGTAACATTTACACAAACCATCATGACTGATAGAGTTGTTGGAACAGCAGCCTATATGGCACCTGAAGCTTTGCGAGGAGAAATAACGCCTAAGTCCGATATCTTCAGTTTTGGAGTA GTCTTATTAGAAATAATAACGGGTCTTCCACCAGTAGATGAAAACCGGGAGCCACAGttactg TTAAGTATCAAAGACGAAATTGAGGATGAGGAGGCAACTATTGAGGATTATGTTGATGTAAAGATGCATGACTGGGATGCAACTTCAGTTCATAAAATGTATTCCATCGCTGATCAGTGtctgaatgagaagaaaaacaggaggcCAAACAGTAAGATG GTCCAGCAGCATCTGCAAGAGATAAAAGCTTGA
- the PUS7L gene encoding LOW QUALITY PROTEIN: pseudouridylate synthase 7 homolog-like protein (The sequence of the model RefSeq protein was modified relative to this genomic sequence to represent the inferred CDS: inserted 4 bases in 3 codons): MLPSFGYAAPHSGFRGTLKGCPGDFVVTELPLPQRGPKEPRVEPAPLRAPSPGGQQIAAAVPEPTGDPVASCLGEEASERLARFARALKEAWGGGELSLGSLGGKAERAGVHSAVRQRFPFLATATRGREVVVRGDDGYRELRQLVSEREASGFFRFLDAKVENSTFSFEPDGDKEHRKAVHHLVGRRFGKLVETKTFAVAHGDQQANMAITVRFRGKXGPKRSAEGSHEKQELYTAFTLQKENLETLEAIGILAAELGVLPSDFSYTGIKDKKAITYQPMVVKKVTPERLKEIGSKMEKKGMKIHNIHSASQHLRLGQLKGNHFDIIVRDLKPHSHDSPADLKERISEAMENIKTKGFVNYYGPQRFGQGQNVQTDQIGLALLNEKMVEAVKLFFTPEDTDDPVNKAKRYFLQTEDAKGTLXMLPECKVREKMLLRALNRYGVNHEGCTRGWLSIPHSMRIXYVHAYCSKIWNEAASYRLEMYGSKVVEGDLVFTEENDESLSLNDKVHVVTAPEESANKYSIHQVVLPMVGHSIKYPSNKVGQWYHERLSKDELQMCKFRVPPLQLNIPGCYRHILKNVQNLSYFIEGSEEGIKNEDNHLNESKLSLHISFDLDPSCYATVCLREIMKCDF, from the exons ATGCTGCCTTCCTTCGGCTACGCCGCCCCTCACAGCGGCTTCCGCGGCACCCTCAAGGGCTGCCCCGGCGACTTCGTGGTGACGGAGCTGCCGCTGCCCCAGCGCGGCCCCAAGGAGCCGCGGGTGGAGCCGGCTCCTCTCAGAGCCCCGTCCCCCGGCGGGCAGCAGATTGCTGCGGCGGTCCCCGAGCCGACCGGCGACCCAGTGGCGAGCTGCCTGGGCGAGGAGGCGAGCGAGCGGCTGGCCCGCTTCGCCCGGGCGCTGAAGGAGGCGTGGGGCGGCGGGGAGCTGAGCCTGGGGAGCCTCGGGGGCAAGGCGGAGCGGGCAGGGGTGCACAGCGCCGTGCGGCAGCGGTTCCCCTTCCTCGCCACGGCCACCAGAGGCCGGGAGGTGGTGGTGAGAGGCGACGATGGCTACCGGGAGCTGCGGCAGCTGGTCAGCGAGCGGGAGGCGAGCGGGTTCTTCAGGTTTCTGGACGCCAAGGTGGAGAACTCCACGTTCTCCTTCGAGCCCGACGGGGACAAGGAGCACAGGAAGGCGGTGCACCACTTGGTCGGCAGGAGGTTTGGGAAACTCGTGGAAACGAAAACTTTCGCCGTGGCGCACGGCGATCAGCAGGCGAACATGGCGATAACGGTACGGTTCCGAGGGAA TGGTCCAAAAAGGTCTGCTGAGGGCTCCCATGAAAAGCAAGAACTTTACACAG CTTTCacccttcagaaagaaaacctaGAAACACTGGAAGCAATCGGCATCTTGGCTGCTGAACTCGGAGTTCTTCCTTCAGACTTCAGTTACACTGGCATCAAAGACAAGAAGGCTATTACTTACCAACCTATGGTTGTGAAGAAGGTTACTCCTGAGAG GTTGAAAGAAATTggaagcaaaatggaaaaaaaaggcatgaaaatacACAACATACATTCAGCATCCCAGCACCTTAGGCTTGGTCAGCTGAAGGGCAATCACTTTGATATAATTGTGAGAGATCTCAAACCCCACAGTCATGACTCCCCTGCAGATTTGAAAGAGAGAATATCTGaagcaatggaaaatattaag ACAAAAGGTTTTGTAAATTACTATGGACCTCAGCGATTTGGCCAGGGACAAAATGTTCAGACAGATCAAATAGGATTGGCTctactgaatgaaaaaatg GTGGAAGCTGTGAAATTATTCTTCACGCCCGAAGATACTGATGACCCTGTAAACAAGGCAAAAAGGTACTTTCTTCAGACTG AGGATGCAAAGGGCACGC CGATGCTGCCAGAATGTAAAGTGAGAGAGAAGATGTTGTTACGTGCTTTAAATCGCTATGGTGTAAATCATGAAGGTTGTACCAGAGGATGGCTCAGTATTCCTCACTCCATGCGCA TCTATGTCCATGCTTATTGCAGTAAAATATGGAATGAAGCGGCATCGTATAGGCTGGAGATGTATGGATCAAAAGTTGTTGAAGGTGATCTAGTCTTCACTGAGGAAAATGATGAAAGCCTTTCCCTGAATGACAAG GTTCATGTTGTCACCGCTCCAGAAGAGTCAGCTAACAAATATTCTATACACCAA gttGTTCTTCCAATGGTGGGACATAGTATCAAGTATCCCAGTAACAAAGTTGGGCAATGGTACCATGAAAGACTTTCCAAGGATGAGCTGCAGATGTGCAAATTCAGAGTGCCTCCACTACAACTGAATATACCTGGATGTTACaggcacattttgaaaaatgttcagaatcTGTCATATTTTATAGAAGGCAGTGAAGAAGGAATCAAAAATGAAGACAACCATCTGAATGAGTCAAAACTCTCTCTTCATATATCGTTTGACCTTGATCCTTCGTGTTATGCAACAGTCTGTCTgagagaaataatgaaatgtgaCTTTTAA
- the IRAK4 gene encoding interleukin-1 receptor-associated kinase 4 isoform X2: protein MGKSPTCELLYDWGTTNCTVGDLVELLVRNQFLAPASLLLPEAVKEAQEVTLPLSSQETLPIHEKRLPIQEKEVASVKPSLSENTDEQPSTASYLSQENNSSQSSNTDFHNFWFHDLESITNNFDARPESAGGNKLGEGGFGVVFKGYINGRNVAVKKLAAMVDISAQDLKQQFDQEIEMMAKCQHENLVELLGFSSDGAQPCLVYEYMSNGSLLDRLACLDDTPPISWDTRCKIAQGTANGINFLHDNNHIHRDIKSANILLTDTYVPKISDFGLARASVTFTQTIMTDRVVGTAAYMAPEALRGEITPKSDIFSFGVVLLEIITGLPPVDENREPQLLLSIKDEIEDEEATIEDYVDVKMHDWDATSVHKMYSIADQCLNEKKNRRPNSKMVQQHLQEIKA from the exons ATGGGGAAGAGCCCCACGTGTGAGTTGCTCTATGACTGGGGGACGACAAACTGCACGGTCGGTGATCTCGTGGAGCTGCTGGTCAGGAATCAGTTCCTGGCACCGGCAAGCCTTCTGCTTCCAG aagctgtaaAGGAGGCACAAGAAGTTACGTTACCTCTTTCTTCGCAGGAAACTTTGCCTATACATGAGAAACGTCTGCCtatacaggaaaaagaagtggCATCTGTAAAGCCTAGTCTATCTGAGAATACAGACGAGCAACCTTCAACTGCTTCCTACTTAAGTCAAGAAAACAACAGCTCACAGTCTAGTAACACGG ATTTCCACAATTTTTGGTTTCATGACTTGGAAAGTATTACAAATAATTTCGATGCACGACCAGAATCAGCTGGAGGTAATAAGCTGGGGGAAGGTGGCTTTGGTGTGGTGTTCAAAGGCTACATCAATGGCAGAAACGTGGCTGTCAAGAAACTTGCTGCT ATGGTTGATATTAGTGCTCAGGATTTGAAACAGCAATTTGatcaagaaatagaaatgatgGCAAA GTGTCAGCATGAGAATCTAGTGGAATTGCTTGGTTTCTCGAGTGATGGTGCTCAGCCCTGTCTGGTGTATGAGTACATGTCCAATGGTTCATTGCTTGACAGACTTGCTTGTCTG GATGACACTCCACCAATTTCTTGGGATACGAGATGTAAAATTGCTCAAGGTACAGCAAATGGCATCAACTTTTTGCATGACAATAATCATATTCACAGAGACATTAAAAG TGCAAATATCTTATTAACTGATACATATGTGCCCAAAATTTCTGACTTCGGACTTGCAAGAGCATCTGTAACATTTACACAAACCATCATGACTGATAGAGTTGTTGGAACAGCAGCCTATATGGCACCTGAAGCTTTGCGAGGAGAAATAACGCCTAAGTCCGATATCTTCAGTTTTGGAGTA GTCTTATTAGAAATAATAACGGGTCTTCCACCAGTAGATGAAAACCGGGAGCCACAGttactg TTAAGTATCAAAGACGAAATTGAGGATGAGGAGGCAACTATTGAGGATTATGTTGATGTAAAGATGCATGACTGGGATGCAACTTCAGTTCATAAAATGTATTCCATCGCTGATCAGTGtctgaatgagaagaaaaacaggaggcCAAACAGTAAGATG GTCCAGCAGCATCTGCAAGAGATAAAAGCTTGA
- the IRAK4 gene encoding interleukin-1 receptor-associated kinase 4 isoform X3 translates to MTGGRQTARSVISWSCWSGISSWHRQAFCFQETLPIHEKRLPIQEKEVASVKPSLSENTDEQPSTASYLSQENNSSQSSNTDFHNFWFHDLESITNNFDARPESAGGNKLGEGGFGVVFKGYINGRNVAVKKLAAMVDISAQDLKQQFDQEIEMMAKCQHENLVELLGFSSDGAQPCLVYEYMSNGSLLDRLACLDDTPPISWDTRCKIAQGTANGINFLHDNNHIHRDIKSANILLTDTYVPKISDFGLARASVTFTQTIMTDRVVGTAAYMAPEALRGEITPKSDIFSFGVVLLEIITGLPPVDENREPQLLLSIKDEIEDEEATIEDYVDVKMHDWDATSVHKMYSIADQCLNEKKNRRPNSKMVQQHLQEIKA, encoded by the exons ATGACTGGGGGACGACAAACTGCACGGTCGGTGATCTCGTGGAGCTGCTGGTCAGGAATCAGTTCCTGGCACCGGCAAGCCTTCTGCTTCCAG GAAACTTTGCCTATACATGAGAAACGTCTGCCtatacaggaaaaagaagtggCATCTGTAAAGCCTAGTCTATCTGAGAATACAGACGAGCAACCTTCAACTGCTTCCTACTTAAGTCAAGAAAACAACAGCTCACAGTCTAGTAACACGG ATTTCCACAATTTTTGGTTTCATGACTTGGAAAGTATTACAAATAATTTCGATGCACGACCAGAATCAGCTGGAGGTAATAAGCTGGGGGAAGGTGGCTTTGGTGTGGTGTTCAAAGGCTACATCAATGGCAGAAACGTGGCTGTCAAGAAACTTGCTGCT ATGGTTGATATTAGTGCTCAGGATTTGAAACAGCAATTTGatcaagaaatagaaatgatgGCAAA GTGTCAGCATGAGAATCTAGTGGAATTGCTTGGTTTCTCGAGTGATGGTGCTCAGCCCTGTCTGGTGTATGAGTACATGTCCAATGGTTCATTGCTTGACAGACTTGCTTGTCTG GATGACACTCCACCAATTTCTTGGGATACGAGATGTAAAATTGCTCAAGGTACAGCAAATGGCATCAACTTTTTGCATGACAATAATCATATTCACAGAGACATTAAAAG TGCAAATATCTTATTAACTGATACATATGTGCCCAAAATTTCTGACTTCGGACTTGCAAGAGCATCTGTAACATTTACACAAACCATCATGACTGATAGAGTTGTTGGAACAGCAGCCTATATGGCACCTGAAGCTTTGCGAGGAGAAATAACGCCTAAGTCCGATATCTTCAGTTTTGGAGTA GTCTTATTAGAAATAATAACGGGTCTTCCACCAGTAGATGAAAACCGGGAGCCACAGttactg TTAAGTATCAAAGACGAAATTGAGGATGAGGAGGCAACTATTGAGGATTATGTTGATGTAAAGATGCATGACTGGGATGCAACTTCAGTTCATAAAATGTATTCCATCGCTGATCAGTGtctgaatgagaagaaaaacaggaggcCAAACAGTAAGATG GTCCAGCAGCATCTGCAAGAGATAAAAGCTTGA